The following DNA comes from Pseudomonas triticicola.
CTGATTTCCGGCCCGCAGCAGCCAAAGCCGGTTTCGAATACCCTGTTCTTCAAGGTCGTGACACCATCGTACAGGCCCTCATGACGTCACTTAGCCGAGTCGATACCACGCACTCTGTGAACAATCCCCGCGTCACCCTTGAAGGGGATAAGGCGGTGCTGGATGCGTTGGTAGAAGCCCAACATGTTTTGAAAACTGATCACTCCCGTTCCTATCTCATGAAAAACCGTTACGACGTGAAGCTGGTCAGGCAGGGTGAAACCTGGCGCATTCAGCACATCGTGGTGGACAACGTCTGGCGGACGGGAGATCCCGCAGTCCTCGCCGGTATTTGATCTGATCAGGCCCTTGAAACTTTACTCTCGTGCTGAATGCGCGCAGCGTCTCGTGAGGGCGGTAGCCCGAAGACTTTTGCGTAATCTCGGCTGAACTGGGTGCTGCTTTCATACCCGACTTCAAAGGCAGCCGCAGTGACGCTTCTGGCGTTGGCAACCATAAGGGTGCGAGCCTGAAGCAGGCGTACACGCTTCTGATATTGCAAAGGGCTCAGTGTGGTTACCGCCTTGAAGTGTCGGTGAAATGCCGAAACGCTCATCGCTGCTTTCTCTGCCATATGTTCTACCCGAATAGATTCGGCGAAGTCGCGGCGGATCCACTGAATGGCCTGATTGACGCGGGCCATCGCAGAGTCCGGAGCGGCGATTTCACGCAGCATCCAGCCGTGAGGGCCTTGGAGTACACGGTAGAGGATCTCGCGTTCGTATGCGGGCGCCAGGGCGGCGATACTTTGCGGGTCACCCATCAAGCGCAGCAGGCGCACCCAAGCGTCCATCAACTGAGGCGTGACCGGCGCTACCGAAAAACCCGGATCTTGGTCATGGCGATCAGCCGGAAGAGGCAGGTCGGCCAGCAGCGTGGTTAGCGCCACCGGGTCGAGCGTCAGGCTTACCGCGAGATAAGGCTCTCCGGTCGACGCCGGATGAACTGTGCCCACGGCGGGCAGCTCGATGGACATCACGAAGTAAGTCGCCGGGTCATAGTGCAACGTCTGCTCCCCGACAGTCATGGTTTTACTGCCCTGGAGAATCAGGTTGATCATCGGCTCGTAGACGGCGGCCAGCATGTGCTCTGGAATCTTACCCTGCACCATGGCTACCCTGGGGATTCCTGTCTCAGTGCGCCGATTTTCAGCACTTGAGGTCAGGGCTCGCAGTTCATTCAATTGTGTGGTCATGGGCTGGATCCTGCCCGGCTCGTTTGGGACTTGGCAAGCAAAAAGCAGGAACAGGCAGGTTTCGAGTAGGAATGGCCACGTTCTGGATGGCCGGGGACTCTACTGTGGAGGCTCAAGTCATCGACACGGGAAGTGCACCATGGGCGTCATCGTTATCACCGGAGGCAGTCGCGGCATCGGCGCCAGCGCCGCTCTCCATATTGCCGAACGGGGGATGGGCGTCATCCTTACCTACAACCAGAATCCTGATGCGGCTCACCAGGTCGTCCGGCAAATCGAGGCCGCTGGTGGCAAGGCGGTGGCGCTGCGGCTGGACGTGAGTAACACCTCAAACTTTGCTGCATTTCGTGATGCCGTGGTCTCCGCTCTGGAAATTACCTGGGGCACAAACACGCTGGCAGGTCTTGTAAACAACGCAGGCTACGGTCTGTTCAACCCGCTGGAGTCAGTCAGCGAGGAGCAATTCGACGGCCTGTTCGCAGTGCACCTCAAGGGGCCTTTCTTCCTCACTCAAACGCTGCTGCCGCTACTTGAAGATGGCGCCAGCATCGTCAACCTGACGAGTGCCACAACGCGCGTCGCGACATCAGGGGTCGCGCCGTATGCGGCCTTTAAAGGCGGTCTCGAAGTATTGACCCGCTACATGGCGAAAGAACTGTGTGAGCGCGGTATTCGTGCCAATGCGGTTTCGCCTGGTGCCATTCGTACTGAGCTGGGGGGCGGTTTGAACGATGAGTTTGAAGCCATGCTGGCCGGTCAGACAGCACTGGGCCGGGTGGGCGAGCCGCAAGACGTCGCTCGTGTTATTGCGATGCTGCTCTCTCAGGAAAGCGCCTGGATCAACGCGCAAACCATCGAAGTCGCAGGCGGCTACATCA
Coding sequences within:
- a CDS encoding nuclear transport factor 2 family protein: MSSQYDQETADKLAVAEALYDYAASIDLRDAGLMASVLTDSAASDFRPAAAKAGFEYPVLQGRDTIVQALMTSLSRVDTTHSVNNPRVTLEGDKAVLDALVEAQHVLKTDHSRSYLMKNRYDVKLVRQGETWRIQHIVVDNVWRTGDPAVLAGI
- a CDS encoding AraC family transcriptional regulator, producing MTTQLNELRALTSSAENRRTETGIPRVAMVQGKIPEHMLAAVYEPMINLILQGSKTMTVGEQTLHYDPATYFVMSIELPAVGTVHPASTGEPYLAVSLTLDPVALTTLLADLPLPADRHDQDPGFSVAPVTPQLMDAWVRLLRLMGDPQSIAALAPAYEREILYRVLQGPHGWMLREIAAPDSAMARVNQAIQWIRRDFAESIRVEHMAEKAAMSVSAFHRHFKAVTTLSPLQYQKRVRLLQARTLMVANARSVTAAAFEVGYESSTQFSRDYAKVFGLPPSRDAARIQHESKVSRA
- a CDS encoding SDR family NAD(P)-dependent oxidoreductase, with the translated sequence MGVIVITGGSRGIGASAALHIAERGMGVILTYNQNPDAAHQVVRQIEAAGGKAVALRLDVSNTSNFAAFRDAVVSALEITWGTNTLAGLVNNAGYGLFNPLESVSEEQFDGLFAVHLKGPFFLTQTLLPLLEDGASIVNLTSATTRVATSGVAPYAAFKGGLEVLTRYMAKELCERGIRANAVSPGAIRTELGGGLNDEFEAMLAGQTALGRVGEPQDVARVIAMLLSQESAWINAQTIEVAGGYII